The proteins below come from a single Gimesia chilikensis genomic window:
- the solA gene encoding N-methyl-L-tryptophan oxidase, with product MPVHVDYLVLGLGGMGSSALYHLARRGLKVLGVEQFGIAHDRGSSHGETRIIRKAYFEHPDYIPLLQRAYSLWEDLEQESGKSLLNLCGLMVAGPPEGDVIKGVHLAEERHGVQVETLEPAEARRRFPGFQLPEGFEVTFEPEAGFLHVEDCVQTHMDCALNHGAQIVLHEPIESLLVTEAEIEIQTANQHWVAEGVIVTAGAWAGECLKDLQLPLEVARKVLFWNPVQNPVYNLDQGGCGFLCQMPFGEFYGFPSLDGKTVKLAEHSGGDLVTDPTNVNRELLESDSTSIGRFVGEVMSGLSPEPERHAVCMYTRSADRHFIIDQHPRNKRLVYAAGFSGHGFKFASVMGEILADLVTEGRTSHPIEFLRADRFQGAGN from the coding sequence ATGCCCGTTCACGTAGATTATCTGGTGCTGGGCTTAGGGGGCATGGGGAGCAGTGCCCTGTATCATTTAGCGCGTCGGGGCTTGAAGGTGCTTGGAGTTGAGCAGTTTGGTATCGCTCATGACCGGGGCAGCTCGCACGGCGAAACGCGTATCATTCGCAAAGCATATTTCGAGCATCCCGATTACATCCCCCTGCTGCAGCGGGCTTATTCTCTGTGGGAAGATCTCGAGCAGGAATCCGGAAAGTCGCTGTTGAATCTGTGTGGGTTGATGGTCGCCGGTCCTCCTGAAGGCGATGTCATTAAGGGAGTGCATCTCGCGGAAGAGAGACACGGCGTTCAGGTGGAAACACTGGAGCCGGCCGAGGCACGGAGGCGCTTCCCCGGCTTTCAGCTTCCAGAGGGCTTTGAAGTTACCTTTGAACCCGAGGCGGGTTTTCTGCACGTCGAAGACTGTGTGCAGACTCACATGGATTGTGCACTCAACCATGGTGCGCAGATCGTATTGCACGAGCCAATTGAATCGTTACTTGTGACTGAAGCGGAAATCGAAATTCAGACTGCGAATCAGCACTGGGTGGCCGAAGGCGTGATTGTCACTGCGGGGGCCTGGGCTGGTGAATGTCTCAAGGACCTGCAGCTTCCACTGGAAGTTGCCCGCAAGGTCCTGTTCTGGAATCCGGTTCAAAACCCGGTTTACAATTTGGATCAGGGGGGATGCGGTTTCCTCTGCCAGATGCCCTTTGGTGAGTTTTATGGGTTCCCTTCACTGGATGGTAAAACAGTAAAGCTGGCGGAGCATTCCGGTGGAGACCTGGTGACCGATCCGACTAATGTGAATCGAGAGCTTTTAGAGTCGGACTCCACTTCAATAGGCCGTTTTGTGGGCGAAGTGATGTCAGGGCTGAGTCCTGAACCCGAGCGGCACGCCGTCTGTATGTATACACGTTCTGCCGACCGGCACTTTATTATCGATCAGCACCCTCGGAACAAGCGGCTGGTATATGCAGCAGGTTTCTCAGGGCATGGATTTAAATTCGCCTCGGTTATGGGCGAAATCCTGGCCGATCTGGTGACCGAAGGCAGAACCAGTCACCCGATCGAATTTCTGAGAGCGGATCGATTCCAAGGGGCTGGAAACTAG